One genomic window of Azospirillum thermophilum includes the following:
- the fusA gene encoding elongation factor G — translation MPRQTPLSDIRNIGIIAHVDAGKTTTTERILYYTGRKHTIIDVHETKDLKTSTTTDYLEQEQKRGITIQSAAVSAFWRGKKINVIDTPGHVDFTIEVNRSLRVLDGAVVVFDGVAGVEPQSETNWRLADNYNVPRMCYVNKMDRSGANFRRCVDMIRNRLGARPLCLQVPLGSEDNFRGMVDLIEMKAYVWFSDDKDAKWEIWDITDDLASKLNLTVKEDLDNIESIPGLRQELVDTALEQDDAAMEAYLETGEEPSPDVLRTCIRKGTITSAFTPVLCGSSYKNKGVTQVLDAVVDYLPAPTDVPAIATVDEDGNPNGERASSDEAPFSALAFKVINDTYGSMTFIRVYSGVLTKGMSILNSTRGKREKIGRMVEMFAKEANAIEEARAGDIVALVSLTETETGDTLCDASSPVILERMRFPDPVISVSVEPKTKGEQEKFSIALGKMVRADPSLRLETDRETGQTILRGMGELHLEVTLDRMRTEFGVEGNMGKPQVAYRETITKPVELVYTHKKQTGGSGQFAEVKIIFEPLERGQGFEFKDETVGGSVPREYVPSVQKGLTLQKEDGVLAGYPTVDFRARLVDGKYHDVDSNALTFEIAAKACFREALPKAAPILLEPVMKVEIVTPEDYLGDVIGDINRRRGTVLGQLERGSNIAVEANVPLNEMFGYIGQLRGMTSGRASYTMEFSHYEPVPRNVTDEIVAGRNKAA, via the coding sequence ATGCCGCGCCAAACGCCACTTTCTGACATCCGCAACATCGGCATCATCGCCCACGTCGATGCCGGCAAGACGACGACGACCGAGCGCATCCTGTACTACACGGGCCGGAAGCACACGATCATCGACGTCCACGAGACCAAGGACCTGAAGACGTCGACGACGACGGACTATCTGGAGCAGGAGCAGAAGCGCGGCATCACGATTCAGTCGGCCGCGGTCTCGGCGTTCTGGCGCGGCAAGAAGATCAACGTCATCGACACCCCGGGCCACGTGGACTTCACCATCGAGGTGAACCGCTCGCTGCGCGTGCTCGACGGCGCGGTCGTGGTGTTCGACGGCGTGGCCGGCGTGGAGCCGCAGTCCGAGACGAACTGGCGCCTGGCGGACAACTACAACGTCCCGCGCATGTGCTACGTCAACAAGATGGACCGCTCGGGCGCGAACTTCCGCCGTTGCGTGGACATGATCCGCAACCGCCTGGGCGCCCGTCCGCTGTGCCTGCAGGTTCCGCTGGGCTCGGAAGACAACTTCCGCGGCATGGTCGACCTCATCGAGATGAAGGCCTACGTCTGGTTCTCCGATGACAAGGACGCCAAGTGGGAAATCTGGGACATCACCGATGACCTGGCGAGCAAGCTGAACCTGACGGTCAAGGAAGACCTCGACAACATCGAGAGCATCCCGGGCCTGCGGCAGGAGCTGGTCGACACTGCCCTGGAGCAGGACGACGCCGCGATGGAGGCCTATCTGGAGACCGGTGAGGAGCCGTCGCCCGACGTGCTGCGCACCTGCATCCGCAAGGGCACCATCACCAGCGCCTTCACCCCGGTCCTCTGCGGCTCGTCCTACAAGAACAAGGGCGTGACCCAGGTTCTGGACGCCGTCGTCGACTATCTGCCGGCCCCGACCGACGTTCCGGCCATCGCGACCGTGGACGAGGACGGCAACCCGAACGGCGAGCGCGCCAGCTCGGACGAGGCGCCCTTCTCGGCCCTGGCCTTCAAGGTGATCAACGACACCTACGGCTCGATGACCTTCATCCGCGTCTATTCGGGCGTGCTGACGAAGGGCATGTCGATCCTCAACTCGACCCGCGGCAAGCGCGAGAAGATCGGCCGCATGGTCGAGATGTTCGCCAAGGAAGCCAACGCGATCGAAGAGGCCCGCGCCGGCGACATCGTCGCCCTCGTCTCGCTGACCGAGACCGAGACCGGCGACACGCTGTGCGACGCCTCGTCGCCCGTCATCCTGGAGCGCATGCGCTTCCCCGACCCCGTCATCAGCGTGTCGGTCGAGCCGAAGACCAAGGGCGAGCAGGAGAAGTTCTCCATCGCGCTCGGCAAGATGGTCCGCGCGGATCCGTCGCTCCGCCTGGAGACCGACCGTGAAACCGGCCAGACCATCCTGCGCGGCATGGGCGAGCTGCACCTCGAGGTGACTCTCGACCGCATGCGCACGGAGTTCGGCGTGGAAGGCAACATGGGCAAGCCCCAGGTCGCCTACCGCGAGACGATCACCAAGCCGGTCGAGCTGGTCTACACCCACAAGAAGCAGACCGGCGGTTCGGGCCAGTTCGCCGAGGTGAAGATCATCTTCGAGCCGCTGGAGCGTGGCCAGGGCTTCGAGTTCAAGGACGAGACGGTCGGCGGCTCGGTGCCGCGCGAGTATGTCCCGTCGGTGCAGAAGGGCCTGACGCTGCAGAAGGAAGACGGCGTCCTCGCCGGCTATCCGACCGTGGACTTCCGCGCCCGCTTGGTGGACGGCAAGTACCACGACGTCGACTCGAACGCCCTGACGTTCGAAATCGCCGCCAAGGCCTGCTTCCGCGAGGCCCTGCCGAAGGCCGCCCCGATCCTGCTCGAGCCGGTGATGAAGGTCGAGATCGTGACGCCGGAGGACTACCTCGGCGACGTGATCGGCGACATCAACCGCCGCCGCGGCACGGTGCTGGGCCAGCTGGAGCGCGGCTCGAACATCGCCGTCGAGGCCAACGTGCCCCTGAACGAGATGTTCGGCTACATCGGCCAGCTGCGCGGCATGACCTCGGGCCGTGCGTCCTACACCATGGAGTTCAGCCACTACGAGCCGGTGCCGCGCAACGTCACCGACGAAATCGTGGCCGGCCGCAACAAGGCCGCCTGA
- a CDS encoding RidA family protein — protein MSIQRFHTGPRMSQMVVHNDTVYLAGQVAEFGAGEMVAEVEAQTAQILRQIDALLAEAGTDKSKLLSATIYLADIATFGQMNKAWEAWVDTRNPPARATVEAKLAAPQYLVEIQVTAAK, from the coding sequence ATGTCGATTCAGCGCTTCCATACCGGACCGCGCATGAGCCAGATGGTCGTCCACAACGATACGGTCTACCTCGCCGGTCAGGTCGCCGAGTTCGGCGCGGGCGAGATGGTCGCCGAGGTCGAGGCGCAGACGGCCCAGATCCTGCGCCAGATCGACGCCCTGCTGGCGGAGGCCGGGACGGACAAGAGCAAGCTGTTGTCCGCCACCATCTACCTCGCGGACATCGCGACCTTCGGCCAGATGAACAAGGCCTGGGAAGCCTGGGTCGATACCCGGAACCCGCCGGCCCGCGCCACCGTCGAAGCGAAGCTCGCGGCGCCGCAATATCTCGTTGAAATTCAGGTCACCGCGGCCAAATAA
- a CDS encoding trypsin-like serine peptidase, translated as MKTDQEHRWLPLLLAAGLLLAAGPARAERPLLPGIGAEDRREAVPAAEAPWRSLSRVQTSLGGRCTGVLVAPDRVATAAHCLLNRARRPLPESSLHVLFGYERGTFQSHAAVRAIAADPAYDPALPAQAIARDWAVLTLAAPAPSGVVPVPLLDREPQPGEAAMLGGYSQDRAQILTADRACRILGTAAAPGGPLLVHDCAATRGTSGTALFVRDGGGWAVAGIGVAAGQGAGQETGRRNFAVPAASLRRAVGVFAPSRQP; from the coding sequence ATGAAAACGGATCAAGAACACCGATGGCTGCCGCTTCTCCTCGCCGCCGGGCTGCTGCTGGCCGCCGGGCCGGCGCGGGCGGAGCGTCCGCTGCTGCCCGGCATCGGCGCGGAGGACCGGCGGGAGGCGGTGCCGGCGGCGGAGGCGCCGTGGCGCAGCCTGTCGCGGGTGCAGACCAGCCTCGGCGGGCGCTGCACCGGCGTGCTGGTGGCGCCCGACCGGGTGGCGACCGCCGCCCACTGCCTGCTGAACCGCGCCCGCCGGCCGCTGCCGGAGTCGTCGCTGCACGTCCTGTTCGGCTATGAGCGGGGCACCTTCCAAAGCCACGCCGCGGTGCGCGCCATCGCCGCCGATCCGGCCTATGATCCCGCCCTCCCCGCCCAGGCGATCGCGCGCGACTGGGCGGTGCTGACGCTCGCCGCGCCGGCCCCGTCCGGCGTGGTGCCGGTGCCGCTGCTCGACCGGGAGCCGCAGCCGGGCGAAGCGGCCATGCTCGGCGGCTACAGCCAGGACCGGGCGCAGATCCTGACCGCCGACCGGGCCTGCCGGATCCTCGGCACCGCGGCGGCGCCCGGCGGGCCGCTGCTGGTCCACGACTGCGCCGCCACCCGCGGCACCAGCGGGACCGCCCTGTTCGTCCGCGACGGCGGGGGATGGGCGGTGGCGGGGATCGGGGTTGCTGCAGGGCAGGGGGCCGGGCAGGAGACGGGGCGGCGCAATTTCGCGGTCCCGGCCGCCTCTTTGCGCCGCGCGGTGGGGGTATTCGCGCCCTCACGGCAGCCTTGA
- a CDS encoding DNA topoisomerase, with the protein MATVIITEKTSQAKDLRAALGERWGRILPAEGHLLRLAEPEEVDPAWKRWSPTLLKPDGLYPTRPDTGGNKAAKLEAIKAALRSCDRVILATDCDREGQLIGQEILEHLGFRGRVERALFTAQDPKTIRDAFSALRPNEAMRPLYEAAVARQQADQIFNLTLTRTATKTLLAPGTRGVIGIGRVKTPTLAIVCLRELEIRDFKPEDYFEVVATATVAGGSFLMRHAPAPKDRIKDRARAEAIARAAEGHGGPLSVTVEAKRQGPPKLYDLPSLQKTCGQRWGWTADRTLAVAQELYDGDGKKLITYPRAEARYLSENQIADVPAIVGALTRLRGFAHLEIGRPVIRKGRSGHFCDKALEGVSHHAVIPNVNVLDDLEPRLARLGDDEKRLFALICRSYLAAVMPDYEYRQTTVVMPVPVEGRPLPFRAVGRIPLLLGWKAAFGSADSDSGKEEEAEQTLPPLTDGEPAALSDARVEARRTQAPPRYNEGTLVDAMQNAWRFVEDPALRDRLKEAKGIGTPATRAEVIKGLRRQNLLTADGKWLMPTPAGLQLFETLRAAAPVLVDPGTTALWEMKLDEVVTGRAPFRAVIDAIAEEAGRLIGVLCGSRGATVDLGTPAPKGRFTRRRGATAAAGPRAGRRRSPKGAAAGTAEEAPKPRVRRTRKPAAAAALPDAARSGSDGAAPAPAPAAGAARRREPTERMLAFARSLATRKGIALPEACLHDFDHCRQFLDQHAK; encoded by the coding sequence ATGGCGACCGTCATCATCACCGAGAAAACCAGTCAGGCGAAGGATCTGCGCGCAGCGCTCGGCGAGCGCTGGGGGCGCATCCTGCCGGCCGAGGGCCATCTGCTGCGGCTGGCCGAGCCGGAGGAGGTCGATCCCGCCTGGAAACGCTGGTCGCCGACCCTGCTGAAGCCGGACGGGCTCTACCCCACCCGGCCCGACACCGGCGGCAACAAGGCGGCGAAGCTGGAGGCGATCAAGGCGGCGCTGCGCTCCTGCGACCGGGTCATCCTCGCCACCGACTGCGACCGCGAGGGGCAGCTCATCGGACAGGAGATCCTGGAGCATCTGGGGTTCCGCGGCCGGGTGGAGCGGGCGCTCTTCACCGCCCAGGACCCCAAGACGATCCGCGACGCCTTCTCCGCGCTCAGGCCCAACGAGGCGATGCGGCCGCTCTACGAGGCGGCGGTGGCGCGCCAGCAGGCCGACCAGATCTTCAACCTCACCCTGACCCGCACGGCCACCAAGACCCTGCTGGCGCCCGGCACGCGCGGGGTGATCGGCATCGGCCGGGTGAAGACGCCGACGCTCGCCATCGTCTGCCTGCGCGAGCTGGAGATCCGCGACTTCAAGCCGGAGGATTATTTCGAGGTGGTGGCGACCGCCACCGTCGCCGGCGGCAGCTTCCTGATGCGCCACGCCCCGGCGCCGAAGGACCGCATCAAGGACCGTGCCCGCGCCGAGGCGATCGCCCGCGCGGCGGAGGGGCATGGCGGGCCGCTGTCGGTGACGGTGGAGGCGAAGCGGCAGGGGCCGCCGAAGCTCTACGACCTGCCGTCGCTGCAGAAGACCTGCGGGCAGCGCTGGGGCTGGACCGCCGACCGGACGCTGGCGGTGGCGCAGGAGCTCTACGACGGCGACGGCAAGAAGCTGATCACCTATCCCCGCGCCGAGGCCCGCTACCTGTCGGAGAACCAGATCGCCGACGTGCCGGCCATCGTCGGGGCGCTGACCCGGCTGCGCGGCTTCGCCCATCTGGAGATCGGCCGGCCGGTGATCCGCAAGGGCAGGTCCGGCCATTTCTGCGACAAGGCGCTGGAGGGGGTGTCGCACCATGCGGTGATCCCCAACGTCAACGTGCTGGACGACCTCGAGCCGCGGCTGGCCCGGCTCGGCGACGACGAGAAGCGGCTGTTCGCGCTGATCTGCCGCTCCTACCTCGCCGCCGTCATGCCGGACTACGAGTACCGCCAGACCACCGTGGTGATGCCGGTCCCGGTGGAGGGCCGGCCGCTGCCCTTCCGCGCGGTCGGCCGCATCCCGCTGCTGCTCGGCTGGAAGGCGGCCTTCGGCTCCGCCGACTCGGACTCCGGCAAGGAGGAGGAGGCGGAACAGACCCTGCCGCCGCTGACCGACGGGGAGCCGGCGGCGCTGTCCGACGCCAGGGTCGAGGCCAGGCGCACCCAGGCGCCGCCGCGCTACAACGAGGGCACGCTGGTCGACGCCATGCAGAACGCCTGGCGCTTCGTCGAGGATCCGGCCCTGCGCGACCGGCTGAAGGAGGCGAAGGGCATCGGCACCCCCGCCACCCGCGCCGAGGTCATCAAGGGCCTGCGCCGGCAGAACCTGCTGACCGCCGACGGCAAGTGGCTGATGCCGACGCCGGCCGGGCTGCAGCTCTTCGAGACGCTGCGCGCCGCCGCCCCCGTCCTGGTCGATCCCGGCACCACCGCCCTGTGGGAGATGAAGCTGGACGAGGTGGTGACCGGCCGCGCGCCCTTCCGCGCGGTGATCGACGCCATCGCGGAGGAGGCCGGGCGGTTGATCGGCGTGCTGTGCGGCAGCCGCGGCGCGACGGTCGACCTCGGCACCCCGGCGCCCAAGGGCCGCTTCACCCGCCGGCGCGGCGCCACCGCGGCTGCCGGTCCCCGCGCGGGCCGGCGCCGGAGCCCCAAGGGCGCCGCTGCCGGCACCGCGGAGGAAGCGCCGAAACCCCGCGTCCGGCGGACCCGCAAACCGGCCGCTGCGGCTGCGCTGCCGGATGCAGCGCGATCCGGGTCGGACGGCGCCGCCCCCGCCCCCGCCCCGGCGGCCGGAGCGGCGCGGCGCAGGGAGCCGACGGAGCGCATGCTGGCCTTCGCCCGCAGCCTCGCCACCCGCAAGGGAATCGCCCTGCCGGAGGCGTGCCTGCACGACTTCGACCACTGCCGCCAGTTCCTGGACCAGCACGCGAAGTAG
- a CDS encoding electron transfer flavoprotein subunit alpha/FixB family protein, with protein sequence MASILVLAEHDNATLKPATLHAVTAAGKIGGEIHVLVAGQGAQAAAAAAARVAGVAKVLLADDGAYAHQLPEAVAPLVVGLAQGGYGHVLAAATSMGKNLLPRVAALLDVAMVSDITAVVSADSFERPIYAGNAIATVQSPDAVKVVTVRTTAFEAAAGEGGAAAVESVAAAQDVAAGLSRFVSAELTKSERPELTAARVVVSGGRGMQSGENFVLLEALADKLGAAVGASRAAVDAGFVPNDYQVGQTGKIVAPELYIAVGISGAIQHLAGMKDSKVIVAINKDEEAPIFQVADYGLVADLFKAVPELTSSL encoded by the coding sequence ATGGCCAGCATTCTTGTTCTCGCGGAGCACGACAACGCGACGCTGAAGCCCGCCACGCTGCATGCGGTGACGGCGGCCGGGAAGATTGGTGGGGAGATCCACGTGCTGGTGGCCGGCCAGGGGGCGCAGGCCGCGGCGGCGGCGGCGGCCAGGGTGGCCGGTGTGGCGAAGGTGCTGCTGGCCGACGATGGCGCCTATGCCCACCAGCTTCCCGAGGCGGTGGCGCCGCTGGTGGTGGGGCTTGCCCAGGGTGGCTACGGCCATGTGCTGGCGGCGGCGACGTCGATGGGCAAGAACCTGCTGCCGCGGGTGGCGGCCCTGCTGGACGTGGCGATGGTGTCGGACATCACGGCGGTGGTGTCGGCGGACAGCTTCGAGCGGCCGATCTATGCCGGCAACGCGATCGCGACGGTGCAGTCGCCGGACGCGGTGAAGGTGGTCACCGTGCGCACCACCGCCTTCGAGGCGGCGGCCGGCGAAGGTGGTGCTGCGGCGGTCGAGAGCGTGGCGGCGGCGCAGGACGTGGCGGCCGGTCTGTCGCGCTTCGTGTCGGCGGAGCTGACGAAGTCGGAGCGTCCGGAGCTGACGGCGGCGCGGGTGGTGGTGTCGGGCGGCCGGGGCATGCAGTCGGGCGAGAACTTCGTGCTTCTGGAGGCGCTGGCCGACAAGCTGGGGGCGGCGGTCGGCGCCAGCCGGGCGGCGGTCGACGCGGGCTTCGTGCCCAATGATTACCAGGTCGGGCAAACCGGCAAGATCGTGGCGCCCGAGCTGTACATCGCGGTCGGCATCTCCGGTGCGATCCAGCACCTCGCCGGCATGAAGGACAGCAAGGTCATCGTCGCGATCAACAAGGACGAGGAAGCGCCCATCTTCCAGGTCGCCGATTACGGGCTCGTCGCGGACCTCTTCAAGGCCGTGCCGGAGCTGACCTCGTCCCTCTGA
- a CDS encoding electron transfer flavoprotein subunit beta/FixA family protein: MKVLVPVKRVVDYNVKIRVKADGSGVETANVKMSMNPFDEIAVEEAVRLKEAGKAVEIVAVSIGPAASQETLRTALAMGADRAILVQTDAETQPLAVAKTLKALVDKEGPQLVILGKQAIDDDCNQTGQMLAALLGWGQGTFASKLEAGEGKVTVTREIDGGLETVELALPAVVTADLRLNEPRYASLPNIMKAKKKPLETVTPDSLGVDVAPRLKTLKVAEPAKRKAGVKVADVAALVDKLKTEARVI, translated from the coding sequence ATGAAGGTTCTGGTCCCGGTCAAGCGGGTGGTGGACTACAACGTGAAGATCCGCGTGAAGGCGGATGGGTCCGGCGTTGAGACCGCCAACGTGAAGATGAGCATGAACCCGTTCGACGAGATCGCGGTCGAGGAGGCGGTCCGTCTGAAGGAGGCGGGCAAGGCGGTGGAGATCGTGGCGGTGTCGATCGGTCCTGCGGCCTCGCAGGAGACGCTGCGCACGGCACTCGCCATGGGGGCCGACCGGGCCATCCTGGTGCAGACCGACGCCGAGACCCAGCCGCTGGCGGTGGCCAAGACGCTGAAGGCGCTGGTCGACAAGGAGGGCCCGCAGCTCGTCATCCTGGGCAAGCAGGCGATCGACGACGACTGCAACCAGACCGGCCAGATGCTGGCGGCCCTGCTCGGCTGGGGCCAGGGCACCTTCGCCTCGAAGCTGGAGGCCGGCGAGGGCAAGGTCACGGTGACGCGCGAGATCGACGGCGGTCTGGAGACGGTCGAGCTCGCCCTGCCGGCGGTGGTGACGGCCGACCTGCGGCTGAACGAGCCGCGCTACGCCTCGCTGCCCAACATCATGAAGGCCAAGAAGAAGCCGCTGGAGACCGTGACGCCCGACAGCCTGGGCGTCGACGTGGCGCCGCGGCTGAAGACGCTCAAGGTGGCCGAGCCGGCCAAGCGCAAGGCCGGCGTGAAGGTGGCGGACGTCGCCGCCCTGGTGGACAAGCTGAAGACCGAAGCGCGGGTGATCTGA
- a CDS encoding acyl-CoA dehydrogenase: MQWDDPFLLEDQLSDEEKLIRDTARAYCQDKLQSRVISAFREERFDREIMTEMGALGLLGPTIPEEYGGPGVNHVAYGLVAREVERVDSGYRSAMSVQSSLVMHPIHAYGSEEQKKKWLPKLATGEMVGCFGLTEPDHGSDPGGMKTRARKVDGGYLLTGSKMWITNSPIADLAVVWAKSDAHDNKIKGFVVERGTKGFSTPKIEGKLSLRASVTGEIVLDEAFVPDENLLPNASGLGGPFGCLNKARYGIAWGVMGAAEFCWHAARQYTLDRKQFGRPLAANQLIQKKLADMQTEIALGLQACLRVGRMMDEGSWSPEAVSLIKRNNCGKALDIARMARDMHGGNGISDEFQVIRHMVNLETVNTYEGTHDVHALILGRVQTGIQAFSA; the protein is encoded by the coding sequence ATGCAGTGGGATGATCCCTTCCTTCTCGAAGACCAGCTTTCGGACGAAGAGAAGCTGATCCGCGACACGGCGCGCGCCTATTGCCAGGACAAGCTGCAGAGCCGGGTGATCTCCGCCTTCCGCGAGGAGCGGTTCGACCGCGAGATCATGACCGAGATGGGCGCGCTGGGCCTGCTCGGCCCGACCATCCCCGAGGAATACGGCGGGCCGGGCGTCAACCACGTCGCCTACGGGCTGGTGGCGCGCGAGGTCGAGCGGGTGGACAGCGGCTACCGCTCCGCCATGTCGGTGCAGTCCTCGCTGGTGATGCACCCGATCCACGCCTACGGCAGCGAGGAGCAGAAGAAGAAGTGGCTGCCGAAGCTGGCGACCGGCGAGATGGTCGGCTGCTTCGGCCTGACCGAGCCGGACCACGGCTCCGACCCCGGCGGCATGAAGACCCGCGCCCGCAAGGTGGACGGCGGCTATCTGCTGACCGGCTCCAAGATGTGGATCACCAACTCGCCGATCGCCGACCTCGCGGTGGTCTGGGCGAAGTCGGACGCCCATGACAACAAGATCAAGGGCTTCGTTGTCGAGCGCGGCACCAAGGGCTTCTCGACTCCGAAGATCGAGGGCAAGCTGAGCCTGCGTGCCTCGGTCACCGGCGAGATCGTGCTGGACGAGGCCTTCGTGCCGGACGAGAACCTGCTGCCCAACGCCAGCGGCCTCGGCGGGCCGTTCGGCTGCCTGAACAAGGCGCGCTACGGCATCGCCTGGGGCGTGATGGGGGCTGCGGAGTTCTGCTGGCACGCCGCCCGCCAGTACACGCTGGACCGCAAGCAGTTCGGCCGGCCGCTGGCCGCCAATCAGCTCATCCAGAAGAAGCTCGCCGACATGCAGACGGAAATCGCGCTGGGCCTGCAGGCCTGCCTGCGCGTCGGCCGCATGATGGACGAGGGAAGCTGGTCGCCGGAGGCGGTGTCGCTGATCAAGCGCAACAACTGCGGCAAGGCGCTAGACATCGCCCGCATGGCCCGCGACATGCACGGCGGCAACGGCATCTCCGACGAGTTCCAGGTCATCCGCCACATGGTGAACCTGGAGACGGTGAACACCTACGAAGGCACCCACGACGTGCACGCCCTGATCCTGGGCCGTGTGCAGACGGGCATCCAGGCCTTCTCGGCCTGA
- a CDS encoding DedA family protein, translating to MFGLALLTLLHEDVAIAAGASLISLGTVSLGVAAFALMGGIIAGDVVIYCLGLLSLRVGWLRRRSEGPLLERCRSALHRNLLTTLVTCRLIPGVLFPTYFACGIMRVPFLRFTVITTVTAIAHVWLLLTLMTSSLEAAALEVQVIGVAAVLTIMAARTHTAQSLARAVLRRAARRLAPWLRPVLHGPALPQAVDLPGLPLVPAGSGSIGIAERIPPLLFYIPLVIQWFALGFRHRSLTLPTAANPSIEAGGCSANRRSPAST from the coding sequence TTGTTTGGCCTTGCTCTGCTGACTCTGCTGCACGAGGACGTCGCGATTGCCGCCGGCGCCAGCCTGATCAGCCTCGGCACCGTCAGCCTGGGCGTCGCCGCCTTTGCCCTCATGGGTGGCATCATTGCGGGCGACGTCGTCATCTATTGCCTGGGCCTGCTGTCCCTTCGCGTCGGCTGGCTGCGGCGCCGGTCGGAGGGTCCGTTGCTGGAGCGCTGCCGCTCGGCGCTTCACCGCAACCTCCTCACCACCCTGGTGACCTGCCGGCTGATTCCGGGCGTCCTGTTCCCGACCTATTTCGCCTGCGGCATCATGCGGGTGCCCTTCCTGCGCTTCACCGTGATCACCACGGTGACGGCGATCGCCCATGTCTGGCTGCTGCTGACCCTGATGACCTCCTCGCTGGAGGCGGCGGCGCTGGAGGTGCAGGTGATCGGCGTCGCCGCCGTCCTCACCATCATGGCCGCCCGGACGCACACGGCGCAGTCGCTGGCGCGCGCGGTGCTGCGGCGGGCCGCCCGCCGGCTGGCTCCCTGGCTCCGCCCGGTCCTGCACGGGCCGGCGCTGCCGCAGGCGGTCGACCTGCCGGGCCTGCCGCTGGTCCCGGCGGGCTCCGGCTCGATCGGCATCGCCGAGCGCATCCCGCCGCTGCTGTTCTACATCCCGCTGGTCATCCAGTGGTTCGCCCTCGGCTTCCGCCACCGCAGCCTGACCCTGCCGACCGCCGCCAACCCGTCGATCGAGGCGGGGGGCTGCTCGGCGAATCGAAGATCGCCTGCATCGACCTGA
- a CDS encoding efflux RND transporter periplasmic adaptor subunit has translation MSSKKSIRWKPVVTGLILAVLVGGVGYAVQDRLTAPPQGQAGPPGGGRGGAVPVVAGIAAREDVPVWLDGIGTVQAFNSAVVRARADGEILQLPLKEGQLVKAGDLLAQIDPRPYKAQLAQAEAKKAQDEAQLANARRDLDRTMNLREYASRQSADTQRAQVAALEAQVRADEAVIENARVQLGYTTVTAPISGRIGLRTLDVGNIVRAGDQSGLATITQVQPIAVVFTLPEKLLPTVLESQAAGEAAVQALDREGRRPLGNGTLAVVDNQIDQTTGTIRLKATMPNEPQRLWPGQFVNVRLLAATRRGATTVPATVVQRGPQGTYAYLVKEDMTVEPRPIRVGLIESGKAVIEEGLKPGDRVVVDGQYRLQPGSRVRLTDAPAGSGAAAPAVTSDAADPAAAPAGPAAAPREERRRQNRERPAAEQAVPERAAQEQPNRS, from the coding sequence GTGAGTTCCAAGAAGAGCATCCGCTGGAAGCCGGTCGTCACCGGCCTGATCCTCGCCGTCCTGGTGGGCGGGGTCGGCTATGCCGTGCAGGACCGCCTGACCGCCCCGCCGCAGGGGCAGGCCGGGCCGCCGGGCGGCGGACGCGGCGGTGCCGTCCCGGTGGTCGCCGGCATCGCCGCGCGGGAGGACGTGCCGGTCTGGCTCGACGGCATCGGCACGGTGCAGGCCTTCAACAGCGCCGTCGTGCGGGCGCGGGCCGACGGCGAGATCCTGCAGCTTCCCCTGAAGGAGGGGCAGCTGGTCAAGGCCGGCGACCTGCTGGCCCAGATCGACCCCCGCCCCTACAAGGCCCAGCTCGCCCAGGCCGAGGCCAAGAAGGCGCAGGACGAGGCGCAGCTCGCCAATGCCCGCCGCGACCTCGACCGCACGATGAACCTGCGGGAATACGCCTCCCGCCAGTCGGCGGACACCCAGCGCGCCCAGGTGGCGGCGCTGGAGGCCCAGGTCCGCGCCGACGAGGCGGTCATCGAGAATGCCCGGGTCCAGCTCGGCTACACCACCGTCACCGCCCCGATCTCCGGCCGGATCGGCCTGCGCACCCTCGACGTCGGCAACATCGTGCGGGCGGGCGACCAGAGCGGGCTCGCCACCATCACCCAGGTGCAGCCCATCGCCGTTGTCTTCACCCTGCCGGAAAAGCTGCTGCCGACCGTCCTGGAATCGCAGGCGGCGGGCGAGGCCGCCGTCCAGGCGCTCGACCGCGAGGGGCGCCGGCCGCTCGGCAACGGCACGCTGGCGGTGGTCGACAACCAGATCGACCAGACGACCGGCACCATCCGGCTGAAGGCCACCATGCCCAACGAGCCGCAGCGGCTGTGGCCGGGCCAGTTCGTCAATGTCCGGCTGCTCGCCGCGACCCGGCGCGGCGCCACCACCGTGCCGGCGACGGTGGTCCAGCGCGGCCCGCAGGGCACCTACGCCTACCTGGTGAAGGAGGACATGACGGTCGAGCCGCGGCCGATCCGCGTCGGGCTGATCGAGTCCGGCAAGGCGGTGATCGAGGAGGGGCTGAAGCCCGGCGACCGCGTGGTGGTGGACGGCCAGTACCGGCTGCAGCCCGGCTCCCGGGTCCGGCTGACCGACGCGCCGGCCGGATCCGGCGCGGCCGCCCCCGCGGTCACCTCCGACGCCGCCGATCCCGCCGCCGCACCGGCTGGCCCCGCCGCCGCCCCGCGCGAGGAGCGGCGGCGCCAGAACCGCGAGCGGCCGGCCGCGGAGCAGGCGGTTCCGGAGCGGGCCGCGCAGGAGCAGCCGAACCGCTCATGA